In one Rhinopithecus roxellana isolate Shanxi Qingling chromosome 1, ASM756505v1, whole genome shotgun sequence genomic region, the following are encoded:
- the LOC104654231 gene encoding putative protein FAM172B — MTQELSFQKFLEQSDLLGELKYDFNEKAEFRHTETQGPFVFNYYENVLEKNSKRYQALGHLLEQYIYELLEKVCKLQKVYIPPEADKEEPRSFFFMSEKALTNHHSALLVLLQDHGVFRAGQWSQQAIIHHGLQHGSQIPCIQMALQAHYDVIVLNPNDNFVELKMEKEWQGLLTQNIESSSLKMVPGGNFFSLQHSPKCIPKRCSNTPEEHMAYIWDYFISKTEGKNIAFIVHGYGGLVFMDLLVRRRWEVMSKVYAVALIDSEHHVGHQLGSDVQLLAWIKHHCREWVTSPKPLDKPAATVFKKEFPMVSAGTEKYSLAPSSSLQSIFKYFKKALKARTNINFSQMPIVTRGSSKRKQSA, encoded by the coding sequence ATGACACAGGAGCTGAGCTtccaaaaatttcttgagcaatctGACTTACTAGGAGAACTTAAATATGACTTCAATGAAAAAGCTGAATTCAGACACACTGAGACACAAGGGCCTTTTGTCTTTAACTATTATGAAAATGTGCTTGAGAAAAATAGCAAGCGCTACCAGGCCCTTGGCCATTTGCTTGAACAATATATTTATGAGCTTTTGGAGAAGGTGTGCAAATTACAAAAAGTATATATCCCACCTGAGGCTGATAAAGAAGAACCAAGAAGCTTCTTTTTTATGAGCGAGAAAGCATTAACAAATCACCATTCTGCTCTTCTTGTCCTTCTTCAAGACCATGGGGTCTTTCGAGCTGGTCAGTGGAGTCAGCAGGCAATAATACATCATGGTCTCCAACATGGAAGTCAGATACCATGTATTCAAATGGCATTGCAGGCACATTATGATGTAATTGTGCTAAATCCCAATGATAATTTTGTGGAACTAAAGATGGAAAAAGAGTGGCAAGGCCTTTTAACACAAAATATTGAGTCATCTTCTCTAAAAATGGTTCCAGGTGGGaactttttctctctccagcaTTCTCCCAAATGCATTCCAAAAAGATGCAGCAATACACCCGAAGAACACATGGCTTACATATGGGATTACTTCATTTCAAAGACTGAAGGCAAGAATATTGCCTTCATTGTACATGGTTATGGAGGCTTGGTTTTTATGGACTTGCTTGTTCGTAGAAGGTGGGAAGTGATGAGCAAAGTATATGCTGTTGCACTTATTGACTCTGAACATCATGTAGGACACCAGCTGGGAAGTGATGTACAATTATTAGCATGGATAAAGCACCACTGCCGTGAATGGGTGACAAGTCCTAAACCTTTGGATAAACCTGCAGCTACTGTTTTCAAAAAGGAATTTCCTATGGTTTCTGCTGGTACAGAAAAGTACAGCTTAGCCCCTTCCTCTAGCCTTCAGTCAATttttaagtactttaaaaaagctttaaaagCCAGAACAAACATTAATTTCTCTCAAATGCCAATAGTGactagaggttcctcaaaaagaaagcaaagtgcTTAA